A genome region from Candidatus Paceibacterota bacterium includes the following:
- a CDS encoding serine/threonine-protein kinase, translating to MSLNAIRQHKCFRPITGAVLAALCGLALWWMPIGEKFAHASYDYLFRFGSRAVTNQVVLVLMDNDAHDVLHQSRDRVWDRGLHAKLLDKLAADGCPLVVFDVFFAEPGGVREVDERLAEAIRRCACVVLMAKQAGTVLPGAAAARPTLPMELFLAAARTNWGVAWFDPEHSPIVRRHWPFPSPGPYPSLPWTAAILSGARLDDRPQERWLRYYGADGAWSGLSYHWALAKTNNFFRDRIVFIGNKPRTTVPDGEVDKFQTPYIHWRHEAVGGVELLATQFLNLMNRDWLERPAWPVELLLFTLTGACLGGGLCQLRRWHACVVACGAAIVLTLGSVVLTHLTSYWIPWLVVVGGQLPYALAWALWPPKAHTHLQPIPQTTIVLTFPDQKPPDAPEYELFEPPLGEGGFGKVWLVRNAIGQWQALKAVYQSKFGDNPGPYEAEYKGLQKYKPVSEKHPGLLRLELVSRKKGEGYFYYVMELGDSQTEGWETNPATYKAKDLECVRKQADGHRLPLAECLRIGITLADALDFLHRQGLTHRDIKPSNIIFVNGRPKLADIGLVTDIRPPEFIHTWVGTAGYMPPPPERPGTAQADIYALGMVLYVISTGRTPDFFPALKTTLMERSGHADFRRLDDIILKACQPDCAQRYQCTSELLHALQGVQQTRD from the coding sequence GTGAGCCTTAACGCCATCCGCCAACACAAGTGTTTTCGGCCCATCACCGGGGCGGTGCTTGCAGCTCTGTGCGGGCTGGCGCTTTGGTGGATGCCGATTGGTGAGAAGTTTGCGCATGCGAGCTACGATTACCTGTTTCGCTTCGGCAGCCGTGCGGTGACGAACCAGGTCGTCCTCGTGCTGATGGACAATGACGCTCATGACGTTCTCCACCAGTCGCGCGACCGCGTCTGGGACCGAGGCTTGCACGCGAAGCTGCTTGACAAGCTTGCCGCGGACGGCTGCCCACTCGTGGTATTCGACGTCTTCTTTGCCGAGCCTGGCGGCGTTCGTGAGGTGGACGAGCGACTGGCGGAGGCCATAAGACGCTGCGCTTGTGTCGTATTGATGGCAAAACAGGCTGGCACGGTGCTACCGGGGGCGGCCGCCGCGCGCCCCACACTCCCAATGGAACTGTTCCTGGCTGCTGCCCGGACCAACTGGGGCGTTGCCTGGTTCGATCCCGAGCACAGCCCGATCGTGCGTCGTCACTGGCCTTTTCCTTCGCCTGGCCCGTACCCCAGCCTGCCTTGGACAGCCGCCATCCTCTCAGGGGCGCGCCTGGATGACCGACCCCAGGAACGGTGGTTGCGGTATTACGGGGCTGATGGCGCCTGGAGCGGCCTGAGCTACCATTGGGCACTGGCCAAGACGAACAACTTCTTCCGCGACAGGATCGTGTTCATCGGCAACAAACCCAGGACCACCGTGCCGGACGGTGAGGTGGATAAGTTCCAGACACCCTACATCCACTGGAGGCACGAGGCGGTCGGCGGCGTGGAACTCCTGGCCACACAGTTTCTGAACCTGATGAATCGTGATTGGCTGGAACGACCCGCCTGGCCGGTGGAACTGTTGTTGTTCACGCTGACTGGGGCGTGCCTTGGCGGCGGACTTTGTCAATTGCGCCGATGGCACGCGTGTGTGGTTGCTTGCGGGGCCGCAATTGTCCTGACGCTTGGGTCGGTAGTTCTCACCCACCTCACGAGCTACTGGATTCCCTGGCTCGTAGTAGTCGGCGGCCAACTGCCTTATGCGCTGGCTTGGGCCTTGTGGCCGCCCAAGGCACATACACATCTTCAACCAATCCCTCAGACCACCATTGTGTTGACATTTCCGGACCAGAAACCGCCCGACGCCCCTGAATACGAGCTGTTTGAACCACCCCTCGGGGAAGGGGGCTTCGGAAAAGTCTGGCTAGTCCGCAATGCCATTGGCCAGTGGCAAGCGCTCAAGGCAGTTTACCAGTCGAAGTTTGGTGACAACCCCGGTCCTTACGAAGCCGAGTACAAGGGGCTGCAAAAATACAAGCCGGTCTCGGAAAAGCACCCGGGCCTGCTCCGCCTTGAGCTTGTCAGCCGGAAGAAAGGGGAGGGCTACTTTTACTACGTCATGGAGCTAGGTGACTCCCAGACGGAGGGCTGGGAGACGAATCCTGCCACTTACAAAGCCAAGGACTTGGAATGCGTTAGGAAGCAGGCCGATGGGCACCGGCTCCCGCTTGCGGAATGCCTGCGGATCGGGATTACCCTGGCCGATGCGCTCGATTTCCTGCATCGCCAAGGTCTTACCCATCGGGACATCAAGCCCTCGAATATCATTTTCGTCAATGGCCGGCCGAAGCTGGCGGACATCGGCCTCGTAACGGATATTCGACCGCCGGAGTTCATCCACACCTGGGTCGGCACTGCCGGCTATATGCCGCCACCTCCCGAACGGCCCGGCACTGCCCAGGCCGACATCTATGCCCTGGGCATGGTTCTGTATGTCATCAGCACGGGCCGCACCCCTGATTTCTTCCCCGCGCTCAAGACCACCCTCATGGAGCGGAGCGGGCATGCGGATTTCCGGCGGCTGGATGACATCATCCTCAAGGCCTGCCAACCGGATTGCGCGCAACGCTACCAGTGCACCTCCGAATTGCTGCACGCCTTGCAGGGGGTCCAACAAACCCGGGACTGA
- a CDS encoding N-acetylmuramoyl-L-alanine amidase — protein MTKSNHQVRAIRANDPRRASLIAAVAVAVLMSPLPPARTLAAPDNAGETREALSLRILDPRGDAASTVREVAHILGWTAPDAKVVVGGEAARVFATGIFVRDNVPLQMGENRITVVATAPNGQKAEQVLTVTRTAGPPAPPEPSERSLEIDAESIEPAQNVILSRGDILQLSFHGTPGQKAEYSLSPGNWQPMSEAREDSSTRLTGLYRASLVATPNSDTTSVPVVFRLQSKGSETSATSKAKVGFWGESQLRLVRVVEDGAAVSFGLHEVRLGGPYLADLPAGTLLRVCGMRGNYYHIRLTPDMDGWISSRDVEPAPAGAPPPHLSFTDLSVYGNESEDRVGIPYPAPVPFAVKPAVSPAGRAALEVDFYGAHHAATWISHRPTARVIREVTLQQVATDHLRLCVELQTKQLWGYQWAVTNRSLLLTVRRPPALAPAPGSPLKGLTLALEAGHGGSGSGARGVSGSQEKDINRLAVEELARQFEAAGARTLLVRPGDENPSLSERVRRAVTANADLFISVHANSAGHQRGYLSVSGTSTYYKWPFCRDLSEAIHARLLEITKLNDFGNVGNFNYYPLRANTWMPSMLVEQAFMSNPEDEAKMLDPGFRKEMMRAVIAGTEDWLNRQRTEAKE, from the coding sequence ATGACTAAGTCCAACCATCAGGTCCGGGCAATTCGTGCGAACGATCCTCGACGGGCATCGCTCATCGCCGCCGTCGCTGTGGCGGTTCTCATGTCGCCGTTGCCCCCCGCTCGCACGTTGGCCGCGCCAGACAACGCGGGCGAGACAAGAGAAGCGTTATCACTGAGGATCCTTGACCCGCGCGGCGATGCCGCCTCGACCGTGCGGGAGGTGGCGCACATCCTGGGCTGGACAGCGCCGGACGCGAAGGTCGTGGTTGGCGGGGAAGCTGCCCGGGTTTTCGCCACCGGCATCTTCGTGCGCGACAACGTCCCCCTGCAGATGGGCGAGAACCGGATCACCGTGGTGGCCACAGCGCCAAACGGACAGAAAGCCGAGCAGGTTCTCACAGTCACCCGCACCGCCGGGCCGCCCGCGCCGCCCGAACCCTCCGAGCGCAGCCTGGAGATAGACGCCGAGAGCATCGAGCCTGCCCAGAACGTCATCCTGTCCCGCGGCGACATCCTCCAGCTCAGTTTTCACGGCACCCCGGGCCAGAAGGCTGAATACTCTCTGTCCCCTGGCAACTGGCAGCCGATGTCCGAGGCGCGCGAAGATTCCTCGACCCGGCTTACGGGCCTCTACCGCGCCTCCCTGGTGGCGACGCCGAACTCCGACACGACCAGCGTGCCTGTTGTTTTCCGCTTGCAGAGCAAGGGCTCCGAGACCAGCGCCACCAGCAAGGCCAAGGTCGGATTCTGGGGTGAATCGCAACTGCGGTTGGTGCGCGTGGTCGAGGACGGCGCGGCGGTAAGCTTCGGCCTGCACGAGGTCCGCCTCGGCGGCCCTTACCTGGCCGACCTGCCGGCTGGAACCCTGCTCCGGGTCTGCGGCATGAGGGGCAACTACTACCACATCCGCCTCACGCCGGACATGGACGGCTGGATCTCCAGCCGCGATGTCGAGCCAGCGCCCGCCGGGGCGCCCCCGCCCCATCTCTCGTTCACCGACCTTTCCGTCTATGGCAACGAATCGGAGGACCGGGTCGGCATCCCTTACCCTGCTCCTGTGCCTTTCGCGGTGAAGCCGGCTGTCAGCCCCGCGGGCCGCGCCGCGCTGGAGGTTGACTTCTATGGCGCACACCACGCCGCCACCTGGATCAGCCACCGGCCCACCGCCCGGGTCATTCGCGAGGTCACCCTCCAGCAGGTCGCGACGGATCATCTGCGGCTGTGCGTAGAGCTGCAGACCAAACAGCTCTGGGGCTACCAGTGGGCCGTGACTAACCGCTCGCTCCTGCTCACCGTCCGTCGCCCGCCCGCGCTTGCGCCTGCACCCGGCTCGCCCCTCAAGGGCCTCACCCTCGCTTTGGAAGCAGGCCATGGGGGCAGCGGCTCCGGCGCCCGGGGCGTCAGCGGCAGCCAGGAAAAGGACATCAACCGCCTCGCCGTCGAGGAATTGGCGCGCCAGTTCGAGGCCGCCGGCGCCAGGACCCTCCTCGTCCGCCCCGGCGATGAGAACCCTTCGCTCTCCGAGCGCGTCCGCCGCGCTGTTACGGCAAACGCCGATCTGTTCATCAGCGTCCACGCCAACTCCGCCGGCCACCAGCGCGGCTACCTGAGCGTTTCGGGCACCAGCACCTACTACAAATGGCCGTTCTGCCGGGACCTGTCCGAGGCCATACACGCCCGCCTGTTGGAAATCACCAAGCTCAACGACTTCGGCAACGTGGGCAATTTCAATTACTACCCGCTGCGCGCCAACACTTGGATGCCTTCGATGCTCGTCGAGCAGGCGTTCATGTCCAACCCGGAGGATGAAGCCAAGATGCTCGATCCCGGGTTCCGCAAGGAAATGATGCGCGCTGTGATCGCGGGCACTGAAGACTGGCTGAACCGTCAACGCACCGAGGCGAAGGAATAG
- a CDS encoding SRPBCC domain-containing protein, protein MSVAVEQGLELRVTRLIRAPRERVFTAWITPADLLKWFGPEDCRAVSARIHPRAGGEYQLRLRTKEYGNVSLHGMFRELRRPSRLVYTWNLSGHPKLEFGESLVTVEFLERNGTTEIQITHGHLPNDEVKQDHQRGWNECLDNLERHLAGAAAKQQDPIPAGQFCWNELVTDDEAAAKKFYEAVMGWQTARFPGTDVNYTLWKNAGKDVGGLASARMDGVPPHWLSYVTVADVDATAQKVREAGGRLLMEPFDVPTVGRIAVFQDPRGAALGIIQPLAKAGTCGANQIVWCDIPVTDLDRAIRFYSAVLGAPITREQCEGTTFGLLPHAGENAVSGCLSPGREGNEPSQRGTLIYLSCQGRIDQAVAAVEPNGGKVLQPKHQIGPYGFRAVVLDSEGNRIALHSM, encoded by the coding sequence ATGAGTGTAGCGGTTGAACAAGGCCTCGAACTGCGGGTGACGCGGCTGATCAGAGCACCGCGCGAGCGGGTATTCACGGCTTGGATCACGCCGGCCGACCTGCTGAAATGGTTTGGGCCGGAGGATTGCCGCGCTGTATCCGCCCGCATCCATCCGCGAGCTGGCGGGGAATATCAGCTTCGGCTCAGAACAAAAGAATACGGGAACGTCAGTTTACACGGCATGTTCCGTGAACTGAGACGGCCCAGCCGCCTGGTTTACACCTGGAACCTTAGCGGCCACCCGAAGCTGGAGTTCGGCGAGTCGCTGGTAACCGTGGAATTTCTGGAACGCAACGGCACCACCGAAATCCAGATTACCCACGGCCATTTGCCGAACGACGAGGTGAAACAGGATCACCAGCGCGGCTGGAACGAATGCCTGGACAACCTGGAAAGGCACCTGGCAGGAGCGGCAGCGAAACAGCAAGACCCAATTCCGGCCGGTCAATTCTGCTGGAATGAACTGGTGACTGATGACGAAGCCGCCGCGAAGAAATTCTATGAGGCGGTGATGGGATGGCAGACGGCCAGGTTTCCGGGCACGGACGTGAATTACACGCTCTGGAAGAACGCGGGGAAAGACGTTGGCGGCCTGGCTTCGGCGCGAATGGACGGCGTACCCCCGCACTGGTTGAGTTACGTAACGGTTGCCGACGTGGACGCAACGGCGCAGAAGGTCCGCGAAGCGGGGGGCCGATTGCTGATGGAGCCGTTTGATGTGCCGACGGTCGGCCGGATTGCGGTGTTCCAGGACCCGCGCGGCGCTGCCCTGGGCATCATCCAACCACTGGCCAAGGCAGGCACGTGCGGCGCCAACCAGATCGTTTGGTGCGACATACCGGTCACCGATCTCGATCGCGCCATCCGGTTTTATTCGGCTGTGCTGGGCGCACCCATCACCAGAGAGCAATGCGAGGGCACGACTTTCGGCCTGCTGCCGCACGCGGGGGAGAATGCCGTAAGCGGATGTCTGTCGCCCGGGCGGGAAGGCAACGAACCGTCGCAGCGCGGGACCTTGATCTACCTGAGCTGCCAGGGCCGGATTGACCAGGCGGTCGCGGCCGTCGAACCCAACGGCGGCAAAGTGTTGCAGCCGAAGCATCAAATTGGTCCCTATGGCTTCCGCGCCGTAGTGCTCGATAGCGAAGGCAACCGCATCGCTCTGCATTCGATGTGA
- a CDS encoding TIGR00730 family Rossman fold protein: MKRICIYCGSSPGALSAYAEAARHCGTVLAQRGLTVVYGGGNVGLMGILADAALAAGGEVIGVIPRSMMACELGHMGITSLIPVNSMHERKQNMADLSDAFLALPGGIGTMEELFEAYTWLQLGIHHKPVGLLNVCGYYDRLVEFLAHMSGQRFLKPKHLETLVVEDNVERLLDRFARFNHQPVGKWMDRKPTNTTP, translated from the coding sequence CTGAAGCGGATCTGCATCTACTGCGGTTCCAGCCCGGGCGCACTGTCGGCATACGCCGAGGCGGCCCGGCACTGCGGCACGGTGCTGGCCCAGCGCGGCCTGACTGTCGTCTATGGCGGCGGCAACGTCGGGCTGATGGGAATCCTGGCCGACGCGGCCCTCGCGGCGGGCGGCGAGGTCATCGGCGTCATCCCGCGCAGCATGATGGCCTGCGAATTGGGCCACATGGGGATAACGTCCCTAATCCCCGTCAACTCCATGCACGAGCGGAAGCAGAACATGGCCGATCTCTCGGACGCCTTCCTCGCACTGCCGGGAGGCATCGGCACCATGGAAGAGCTGTTCGAAGCCTACACCTGGCTGCAGCTCGGCATCCATCACAAGCCCGTCGGCCTGCTCAACGTATGCGGCTACTACGATCGGCTGGTGGAGTTCCTCGCCCACATGAGCGGTCAGCGTTTCCTGAAGCCAAAGCACCTTGAGACGCTGGTGGTGGAGGACAACGTCGAGCGCTTGCTCGATCGCTTCGCCCGCTTCAACCACCAGCCTGTCGGCAAGTGGATGGATCGGAAGCCGACCAACACGACGCCCTGA
- a CDS encoding sialidase family protein, which produces MHIAILTATLLGAIGLFGVEAAVPEQQEVFLAGQGGYHTYRIPALIVTKNNTLLAFCEGRKNSRSDTGDIDLLLRRSTDGGKTWGAQQVVWDDGPNTCGNPCPVVDEQTGTIWLLLTHNPGNTHEAQIKERQPGGTRTVWVARSDDDGKTWSAPADITSTTKEPGWGWYATGPGVGIQVQHGPHRGRLVIPCDHSYHRTDGAGEEGSVGNGSHVIYSDDQGRTWKLGGTARPHMNESQVAELADGKGTLLLNMRTTSRTGRRGQSLSRDGGLTWTAPAFQPELVEPRCQASLLRHSWPEGERSGRILFSNPAGVGRTNLTVRVSLDDGKTWPVARTLNKAHSAYSCLAVLPDGSIGCLYERGRANPYQQITFARFSLAWLSTSGGSR; this is translated from the coding sequence ATGCACATAGCAATTCTGACCGCAACATTACTGGGCGCGATCGGCTTATTCGGGGTGGAGGCTGCCGTCCCGGAACAACAGGAGGTATTCCTCGCCGGCCAGGGGGGCTACCACACTTACCGCATTCCCGCCCTGATCGTCACGAAGAACAATACCCTGCTGGCCTTCTGCGAAGGCCGCAAGAACAGCCGCTCGGACACCGGCGACATTGACTTGCTCCTCAGGCGCTCCACGGACGGGGGCAAGACCTGGGGTGCGCAGCAAGTCGTGTGGGACGACGGGCCGAACACCTGCGGCAACCCGTGCCCCGTCGTGGATGAGCAGACTGGCACCATCTGGCTACTGCTGACGCATAACCCGGGCAACACGCACGAGGCCCAGATCAAGGAGCGGCAGCCGGGCGGCACCCGAACCGTCTGGGTGGCGCGCAGCGATGACGACGGCAAAACGTGGTCCGCGCCCGCCGACATTACCAGCACCACTAAAGAGCCCGGCTGGGGTTGGTACGCGACCGGCCCCGGCGTCGGCATCCAGGTCCAGCACGGCCCACACCGGGGCCGGCTCGTGATTCCCTGCGACCATTCCTACCACCGGACGGATGGAGCGGGAGAAGAGGGCAGCGTCGGAAACGGCTCACATGTGATCTACAGCGACGACCAGGGCCGCACCTGGAAACTGGGCGGCACCGCGCGCCCGCATATGAACGAGTCACAGGTGGCAGAGCTGGCCGATGGCAAAGGCACCCTGCTCCTGAACATGCGCACCACCTCCAGGACCGGCCGCCGGGGGCAATCACTCAGTCGCGACGGCGGCTTGACCTGGACGGCTCCGGCGTTCCAACCGGAGCTGGTCGAACCTCGCTGCCAGGCAAGCCTATTGCGTCACAGCTGGCCCGAGGGAGAAAGGTCGGGACGTATTCTCTTCTCCAATCCCGCCGGCGTGGGCCGCACAAATTTGACCGTGCGGGTCAGTCTCGACGATGGAAAGACATGGCCGGTCGCAAGAACGCTTAACAAGGCGCACTCCGCCTATTCGTGCCTGGCGGTCCTCCCTGATGGTTCCATAGGTTGCCTCTACGAACGCGGCCGCGCGAACCCCTACCAGCAAATCACCTTTGCCCGCTTCTCCCTCGCCTGGCTCAGCACAAGCGGCGGCTCGCGCTAG
- the hisA gene encoding phosphoribosylformimino-5-aminoimidazole carboxamide ribotide isomerase, with protein MFRPCIDLHEGKVKQIVGGTLGAEPGRLRTNFVSDRPAAWYAGLYQRDGLKGGHVIMLGPGNEAEAHAALQAYPGGLQVGGGVNLDNAQSWLDAGASHVIVTSWVFRGGQVDWERLGQLVEAIGRARLVLDLSCRRRGTDYYVVTDRWQKFTNLAVSRENLATLASSCAEFLIHAVDVEGQCRGIDRELVSRLGGWSPIPTTYAGGASSLADLQAVTELGQGRIDLTIGSALDIFGGSGVRYEDAVAFNRRLNSPA; from the coding sequence ATGTTTCGTCCCTGCATAGATCTGCACGAAGGCAAAGTGAAACAGATTGTCGGCGGCACGCTTGGCGCGGAGCCCGGGCGGCTGCGGACGAACTTCGTCTCGGATCGGCCCGCGGCGTGGTATGCCGGCCTTTACCAGCGCGATGGCCTCAAGGGCGGGCACGTGATCATGCTCGGCCCCGGCAACGAGGCCGAGGCCCACGCCGCGTTGCAGGCCTACCCTGGCGGACTCCAGGTCGGCGGCGGCGTCAATCTCGACAACGCGCAATCGTGGCTGGACGCCGGTGCCTCACACGTGATTGTCACCTCCTGGGTGTTTCGCGGCGGCCAGGTGGACTGGGAGCGCCTCGGGCAGCTTGTCGAGGCTATTGGTCGGGCGCGGCTGGTGCTGGACCTAAGCTGCCGTCGGCGTGGCACGGATTACTACGTGGTCACTGACCGCTGGCAGAAGTTCACTAACCTTGCGGTCAGCCGGGAGAACCTGGCAACGCTGGCCAGCTCCTGCGCCGAGTTTCTCATTCACGCCGTGGACGTGGAGGGGCAGTGCCGGGGCATTGACCGGGAGCTGGTATCCAGGCTGGGCGGGTGGTCGCCCATTCCCACCACCTACGCGGGCGGCGCCAGTTCGCTGGCGGACCTGCAGGCCGTGACCGAACTGGGGCAGGGGAGGATTGACCTGACCATCGGTTCTGCTCTGGACATCTTCGGCGGCAGCGGGGTGCGGTATGAAGACGCCGTGGCGTTCAACCGCCGGCTGAATTCCCCCGCCTAG
- a CDS encoding NADAR family protein, with translation MTKRNELGLLSNFAATPFVFHGRRYASLEGFWQMMKYPEGPDDPRATFPGLHWAFNREQVAQLTGFAAKRAGTLAEQNMLKMGIGWVSFEGKRFDYKPATPGEHCRLIAAATREKVRQNPQVQKALLATGNLVLKPDHHQDPNAPAAWRYCEILMHIRTELRQQR, from the coding sequence TTGACCAAGCGTAATGAGCTGGGATTGCTGTCCAACTTTGCCGCAACGCCTTTTGTCTTTCACGGCCGCCGCTACGCCAGCCTGGAAGGCTTCTGGCAGATGATGAAATACCCGGAAGGCCCGGATGACCCACGCGCGACTTTTCCCGGTCTGCACTGGGCTTTCAATCGGGAGCAGGTGGCGCAGTTGACGGGCTTTGCGGCCAAGCGGGCGGGCACACTCGCCGAACAGAACATGCTGAAGATGGGCATAGGCTGGGTGAGCTTCGAAGGAAAGCGCTTCGACTACAAACCCGCCACTCCTGGCGAGCATTGCCGCCTCATCGCGGCGGCGACCCGGGAGAAAGTCCGGCAGAATCCGCAGGTGCAGAAAGCCTTGCTGGCGACTGGCAACCTCGTCCTCAAGCCGGACCATCACCAGGACCCAAATGCGCCCGCGGCCTGGCGCTATTGCGAGATCCTCATGCACATCAGGACCGAGCTGCGGCAACAACGCTGA
- a CDS encoding PfkB family carbohydrate kinase: MNQTKLSVVRVRQILAKARQTRLLVIGDAMLDHFVRGSVGRISPEAPVPVLDFEGEDFMPGGAANVARNLTALEVPTELLGAVGGDVAGEQLKRLLGEHHIGCHGLLTDPARLTSVKTRVVAQKQQVVRIDRESRDGLSAPIADRLVKTMERMVRGAGAVIVGDYGKGVVTQPLLDEIKRICRAHGVWLSLDPKPVHKLDLSRLSLITPNRKEAFELAGLPDETRHQNPFKDTNLLRAAGCLLNELRPALLLITLGELGMLLCRHGQKPFHIPTVAQEVFDVSGAGDTVIATFTLAIAAGASPLEAAIISNHAAGIVVGKAGTATVSPGELLASFKP; the protein is encoded by the coding sequence ATGAACCAGACGAAGCTTTCCGTTGTGCGCGTCCGCCAAATCCTGGCCAAGGCAAGGCAGACTCGCCTCCTTGTCATCGGCGACGCCATGCTCGACCACTTCGTGCGGGGCAGCGTGGGTCGCATTTCGCCCGAGGCGCCCGTGCCGGTCCTGGATTTTGAGGGCGAGGATTTTATGCCGGGCGGGGCGGCCAACGTCGCGCGCAACCTGACAGCGCTGGAAGTGCCAACCGAGCTGCTGGGGGCTGTGGGCGGCGACGTGGCGGGCGAACAGCTCAAGCGCCTGCTGGGGGAGCATCACATCGGTTGCCACGGACTCCTCACCGACCCCGCGCGCCTCACCAGTGTCAAGACGCGCGTGGTAGCCCAGAAACAGCAAGTGGTCCGCATTGATCGTGAATCTCGCGACGGGCTCAGCGCACCCATTGCCGATCGGCTCGTGAAGACGATGGAGCGGATGGTCCGGGGCGCCGGAGCGGTAATCGTCGGCGATTATGGCAAGGGGGTGGTCACGCAACCATTGCTGGACGAGATCAAGCGGATTTGTCGCGCCCACGGCGTCTGGCTTAGCCTGGATCCCAAGCCGGTGCACAAGCTCGATTTGTCCCGGCTGTCACTGATCACCCCCAACCGCAAGGAAGCCTTCGAGCTGGCTGGCTTGCCGGATGAAACGCGGCACCAAAATCCATTCAAGGACACTAATCTGCTGCGCGCCGCCGGGTGCCTGCTAAACGAGCTGCGGCCGGCGCTGCTGCTGATTACGCTGGGCGAGTTGGGCATGCTGCTTTGCCGCCACGGCCAGAAGCCGTTCCACATTCCGACGGTCGCGCAGGAAGTGTTCGATGTGTCGGGAGCCGGCGACACAGTGATTGCCACCTTTACGCTGGCGATTGCAGCCGGCGCCTCGCCGCTGGAGGCGGCCATTATCTCCAACCACGCCGCCGGCATCGTCGTCGGCAAAGCCGGCACCGCCACCGTCTCCCCCGGGGAATTGCTGGCGAGCTTCAAGCCGTAG
- the panB gene encoding 3-methyl-2-oxobutanoate hydroxymethyltransferase: MTGTKVTAETIRSMKARGERIAALTAYDFPMTRLLDEAGIPLILVGDSLGMVVLGYPDTTHVTMAEMEHHVRAAARAKPRALLVADMPYRSYETVADSVANAKRLAKAGAEAVKAEGGLEIQDQVRAIVASGIPFLGHLGMLPQHVLEEGGYRVKGKTEPEHQKLLADAQALARAGAFAVVLELITARVSAELTRQVPIPTIGIGAGPDCDGQILVTPDLLGMLPWYDLKHVKPRLNAAEQMRKVVKEWKRGVEGVKE, translated from the coding sequence ATGACGGGGACCAAAGTAACCGCTGAGACTATTCGCTCGATGAAAGCGCGGGGCGAGAGAATCGCCGCGCTGACCGCTTACGACTTTCCCATGACCCGGCTGCTGGATGAAGCCGGCATTCCCCTGATATTGGTGGGCGACTCGCTGGGCATGGTCGTGCTCGGTTACCCCGACACCACCCATGTCACCATGGCGGAGATGGAACATCACGTCCGGGCGGCGGCGCGGGCAAAACCCCGCGCCCTGCTGGTGGCGGACATGCCTTACCGCAGCTACGAGACCGTGGCGGACTCAGTGGCAAACGCAAAACGCCTTGCAAAGGCCGGGGCGGAAGCCGTCAAGGCCGAAGGGGGACTCGAAATTCAGGACCAGGTGCGAGCCATCGTGGCGAGCGGCATTCCCTTTCTGGGTCATCTCGGGATGCTGCCCCAGCACGTGCTGGAAGAAGGCGGCTACCGCGTCAAAGGCAAGACCGAGCCGGAGCATCAGAAACTGCTGGCGGATGCGCAGGCGCTGGCTCGAGCCGGGGCTTTTGCCGTTGTGCTCGAACTGATCACGGCGCGGGTAAGCGCGGAACTGACCCGCCAGGTGCCCATCCCTACCATTGGAATTGGCGCTGGTCCGGATTGTGACGGGCAGATACTGGTCACGCCCGATCTGCTTGGGATGCTGCCCTGGTACGACCTCAAGCACGTGAAGCCCAGGCTCAACGCCGCCGAACAGATGCGAAAGGTAGTCAAGGAATGGAAACGGGGTGTCGAAGGGGTCAAGGAGTGA